The Solanum lycopersicum chromosome 9, SLM_r2.1 genome window below encodes:
- the SAMT gene encoding salicylic acid methyltransferase, giving the protein MKVVEVLHMNGGNGDISYANNSLVQKKVILMTKPIRDQAISDLYCNLFPETLYIADLGCSSGANTFLVVSELVKVIEKERKKHDLQSPEFYFHFNDLPGNDFNAIFRSLGEFEQNLKKQIGEELGPCFFSGVAGSFYSRLFPSKSLHFVHSSYSLMWLSQVPNLIEKNKGNIYMASTSPPSVIKAYYKQYEKDFSIFLKYRSEELMKGGKMVLTFLGRESEDPFSKECCYIWELLSMALNELVLEGLIEEEKVDSFNIPQYTPSQGEVKYVVDKEGSFTINKLETTRVHWNNASNNIENINNDGYNVSKCMRAVAEPLLLSQFDPKLIDLVFQKYEEIVSKCMAKEDTEFINVTVSLTKKK; this is encoded by the exons ATGAAGGTTGTTGAAGTTCTTCACATGAATGGAGGAAATGGAGACATTAGCTATGCAAATAATTCCTTGGTTCAG AAAAAGGTGATTCTCATGACAAAGCCAATAAGAGATCAAGCCATAAGTGATCTCTATTGTAACCTATTCCCAGAAACATTATACATTGCTGATTTGGGTTGTTCTTCTGGAGCGAACACTTTTTTAGTGGTATCAGAACTTGTTAAGGTCATTGAAAAAGAACGAAAAAAACACGATCTACAATCACCAGAGTTTTATTTTCACTTCAATGATCTCCCTGGAAATGATTTTAACGCGATTTTTCGATCGTTAGGGGAATTtgaacaaaatttgaaaaaacaaattgGAGAAGAACTTGGTCCATGTTTTTTTAGTGGTGTGGCTGGTTCATTTTATTCTAGACTTTTTCCATCAAAAAGTTTGCATTTTGTTCACTCATCTTATAGTCTTATGTGGCTATCTCAA GTTCCTAATTTAATTGAAAAGAACAAGGGGAATATTTACATGGCAAGTACAAGTCCACCAAGTGTTATAAAAGCATATTACAAGCAATATGaaaaagatttttcaatttttttgaaatatcgtTCGGAAGAATTGATGAAAGGTGGAAAAATGGTATTAACATTTTTAGGAAGAGAAAGTGAAGATCCTTTTAGCAAAGAATGTTGTTATATTTGGGAGCTTTTATCCATGGCtcttaatgaattggttttagAG GGATTGATTGAAGAAGAGAAAGTGGATTCATTTAATATTCCTCAATATACACCATCACAAGGAGAAGTGAAATATGTAGTTGATAAAGAAGGTTCATTCACTATAAATAAATTGGAAACTACAAGAGTTCATTGGAATAATGCTTctaataatattgaaaatattaataatgatggtTACAATGTGTCAAAGTGCATGAGAGCTGTGGCTGAGCCTTTGCTTCTGAGCCAATTTGATCCAAAATTGATTGATTTAGTCTTCCAAAAGTATGAAGAGATTGTCTCCAAGTGTATGGCTAAAGAGGATACTGAGTTTATAAATGTTACTGTCTCCTTGaccaagaaaaaataa
- the LOC101258005 gene encoding uncharacterized protein isoform X2, whose product MAGIDVSKYAHSPVHKGIVLKDYASLRKIIAALPRLCDPAEIHTEAVSLAEEAKADAISAVIDRRDVPNRDSPLHLAVKLGDETATEMLMLAGADWSLQNEHGWSALQEAICNREERIAKIIVRHYQPLAWAKWCRRLPRLIGTMKRMRDFYMEITFHFESSVIPFISRIAPSDTYKIWKRGANLRADMTLAGFDGFRIQRSDQSILFLGDGSEDGKVAPGSLCMISHKEKEIMNALDGAGAPATDAEVQQEVSAMSQTNIFRPGIDVTEAVLLPQTTWRRQEKTEMVGSWKAKVYDMHNVVVSIKSRRVPGAMTDDEFFNSCNENEAENEEFDDILTEEERRQLEVALKSDSSDLSNENGDGIIPHRHSCYEQRDIPIEELNGCRNDDNKQEKKRWFNSWRKRDIKPEGEKRVVPPRSSICVEEKVGNYLEGSSPLNETRPGRHSVDVRVTRDELRQGRDAKASTSSNAENGNRRKDGSRENEYKKGLRPVLWLSPDFPLRTEELLPLLDILANKVKAIRRLREMLTTKLPKGTFPVKMLLAIMREQSSFCPKASSCISR is encoded by the coding sequence ATGGCTGGTATTGATGTTTCGAAATATGCACATAGCCCTGTGCATAAAGGTATAGTCTTGAAAGATTATGCTTCTTTGAGGAAGATAATTGCTGCGTTGCCTCGGCTTTGTGATCCTGCTGAGATTCATACTGAAGCAGTATCGCTGGCCGAGGAAGCTAAGGCTGATGCTATTTCTGCAGTGATTGATCGAAGGGATGTCCCTAACCGGGATAGCCCTCTTCATTTGGCTGTTAAACTCGGTGATGAGACTGCAACCGAGATGCTTATGCTTGCTGGTGCTGATTGGAGCTTGCAGAATGAACATGGATGGAGTGCCTTGCAGGAGGCAATATGTAATAGAGAAGAAAGGATTGCGAAGATCATAGTTAGGCACTACCAGCCTTTGGCTTGGGCAAAATGGTGTAGAAGGTTGCCTCGGTTAATTGGGACGATGAAGAGGATGAGGGATTTTTATATGGAAATAACATTTCACTTTGAGAGTTCTGTTATACCTTTCATTTCTAGGATTGCCCCTTCAGATACTTATAAGATTTGGAAGAGAGGTGCAAATTTAAGGGCTGATATGACACTGGCTGGCTTTGATGGCTTCCGAATTCAGCGATCAGATCAGAGCATTCTTTTCCTCGGTGATGGTTCTGAGGATGGTAAAGTTGCTCCTGGATCACTTTGCATGATCTCACATAAAGAGAAGGAAATTATGAATGCTTTAGACGGTGCTGGTGCTCCAGCGACTGACGCAGAAGTTCAGCAAGAAGTTTCTGCTATGTCTCAAACTAACATATTCAGGCCTGGGATTGATGTCACCGAGGCAGTTCTGTTGCCACAAACGACATGGAGGCGTCAGGAGAAAACAGAGATGGTAGGTTCTTGGAAAGCTaaagtatatgatatgcatAATGTTGTTGTGAGCATAAAATCAAGGAGGGTTCCTGGAGCTATGACGGATGATGAATTTTTCAATTCTTGCAATGAAAATGAAGCAGAGAATGAAGAGTTCGATGATATCCTGACAGAGGAAGAAAGAAGGCAGCTTGAGGTTGCTCTCAAGTCAGACTCTTCTGATTTAAGCAACGAGAATGGAGATGGGATCATTCCACATCGCCATAGTTGTTATGAACAAAGAGATATTCCCATTGAGGAGTTAAATGGTTGCAGAAATGATGATAATAAGCAGGAAAAGAAGAGGTGGTTTAACAGCTGGAGGAAACGGGATATTAAGCCAGAAGGGGAGAAACGAGTTGTTCCACCAAGAAGTTCCATATGTGTCGAGGAGAAGGTTGGCAATTATCTTGAGGGTTCTTCACCTTTGAATGAAACTAGGCCAGGGAGGCATTCTGTGGATGTAAGGGTGACGAGGGACGAGCTTAGACAAGGAAGAGATGCGAAGGCTTCTACATCTAGCAATGCTGAAAATGGAAATCGCCGCAAAGATGGAAGCCGAGAAAATGAGTATAAGAAAGGACTGAGGCCTGTTCTTTGGCTTTCTCCAGATTTCCCGTTGAGAACCGAAGAGCTCCTTCCTTTGCTTGACATTTTAGCTAACAAAGTTAAAGCTATCCGGCGGTTGAGGGAAATGCTCACAACAAAACTTCCAAAAGGAACCTTCCCAGTTAAG